From the Campylobacter volucris genome, the window CGCAGATTGTGATGTGATATTGTTTGTTGCTAGTGTTTATGATGATATTATTGATTATGAAAATTTTTTAAAATTAAACCCAAAAGTTCCCCATATTGTTTTAATCAATAAAGTAGATTTGGTAGATAAAGAAACTTTGCTTAAAAAACTAAGCCAATATAATCAATTTAGTTCTAATTTTAGCGCTATCATCCCCTATTCTGCTAAGGTTAAATTTTATAAAAAAATTTTACTTGATGAGCTTGTTAAGTATTTGCCTGAACATCCTTATTATTACGATAGTGAATTTATAACTACTACAAATGAAAAAGATATTTATAGAGATTTTATACTTGAGTCTATTTATGAAAATTTAAGCGATGAAATTCCATATACTACTGAAGTTAAAATCGATAGAGTTAAAGAGCTAAATTCTATCTGCTATATCAATGCAACTATCATTAGTTCTAGTAATTCTCATAAAGCTATGATACTAGGTAAAGATGGTGCGACGATTAAACGCATAGGTAAAGATGCGCGTAAAAAGATAGAAAAACTAGCTCAAAGAAAAATCATGCTGAAATTATTTGTTCATCTTGAAAAAAATTGGCATAAAAATGAGCAAATTCTCAAAAAAATTTTATACGATGAATAGTCAAAAAACTTTCTTGCCCTATGAAAAGCTTTTGTATATAAAATTTCATACCATACTTAAAGAAGATGAAATTTTATTAAAAAGCTTTGAAGAATTAGGCATTAAAGATGATTTTTCACACAAAATCATTTATTTTTATGAAGATCAAGCTACTCATGTATTTTTAGCTAAATATGAAGATATCCCAAAAGATTATGCTTTCATTATCCCAGAACCATTACTTTTCATAGCTTATTTGCAAAAATACAAACTTCATGGTA encodes:
- the era gene encoding GTPase Era, with translation MKSGFISIVGRTNAGKSSILNSLLEEKIAMVSHKQNATRRKINAIIMHNDDQLIFIDTPGLHASSKSMNQLMIDLAIKSIADCDVILFVASVYDDIIDYENFLKLNPKVPHIVLINKVDLVDKETLLKKLSQYNQFSSNFSAIIPYSAKVKFYKKILLDELVKYLPEHPYYYDSEFITTTNEKDIYRDFILESIYENLSDEIPYTTEVKIDRVKELNSICYINATIISSSNSHKAMILGKDGATIKRIGKDARKKIEKLAQRKIMLKLFVHLEKNWHKNEQILKKILYDE